The following coding sequences are from one Actinomycetota bacterium window:
- a CDS encoding ABC transporter ATP-binding protein, whose protein sequence is MKIIEIANLKFTYPDGTVALKGINMDIEEGESVAIVGPNGSGKSTLLLQLNGILRGEGTIKIRGLSLEEKNLRRIRSLVGVVFQDPDDQLFSPTVFDDVAFGPTNMGLSQDEVRKKVKEALEEVELTGFGDRSAHHLSFGEKKKVSIATILSMNPEILALDEPTSNLDPRARRHVIDLLKELKQTKIIATHDMNLAWELCERAVLLNDGKIVADGSREKILTNESLLVKHGLELPSLSTASKR, encoded by the coding sequence ATGAAAATAATAGAAATCGCCAATCTTAAGTTCACCTATCCAGATGGGACGGTGGCATTGAAGGGAATCAACATGGATATCGAAGAAGGGGAATCGGTGGCCATAGTCGGTCCCAATGGATCTGGAAAATCAACGCTCCTTCTTCAATTGAATGGTATCTTAAGGGGCGAAGGGACCATCAAGATTCGGGGTCTTTCCTTGGAAGAAAAAAATCTGAGGCGGATCCGGAGTCTGGTGGGGGTGGTCTTCCAAGATCCCGATGATCAGCTCTTTTCCCCAACGGTCTTCGATGATGTTGCCTTTGGCCCCACGAATATGGGCTTATCCCAGGATGAAGTGAGAAAGAAAGTAAAAGAGGCACTCGAAGAAGTGGAGCTCACTGGTTTTGGAGATCGCTCAGCTCATCATCTAAGCTTTGGGGAGAAAAAGAAGGTTTCCATCGCCACCATTCTGTCCATGAACCCCGAGATTTTGGCCCTCGATGAACCCACAAGCAATCTCGATCCCAGGGCAAGGAGACATGTCATCGATTTGCTCAAGGAATTAAAGCAAACCAAGATCATCGCCACCCATGATATGAATCTGGCCTGGGAACTTTGTGAGCGAGCCGTGTTACTTAACGATGGAAAGATTGTGGCCGATGGATCAAGGGAGAAAATATTGACCAACGAGTCCCTCCTAGTCAAACATGGCTTAGAACTACCCTCTCTTTCCACAGCCTCAAAACGCTAA